The following coding sequences are from one Streptococcus mitis window:
- the hslO gene encoding Hsp33 family molecular chaperone HslO, protein MDKIIKTISESGAFRAFVLDSTETVRTAQEKHQTQASSTVALGRTLIASQILAANEKGNTKLTVKVLGSSSLGAIITVADTKGNVKGYVQNPGVDIKKTATGEVLVGPFVGNGQFLVITDYGTGNPYNSMTPLISGEIGEDLAFYLTESQQTPSAVGLNVLLDEEDKVKVAGGFLVQVLPGAKEEEIARFEKRIQEMPAISTLLESDDHIEALLKAIYGDEAYKRLSEEEIRFQCDCSHERFMNALASLPSSDLQEMKEEDHGAEITCQFCQTTYNFDENDLEELIRDKS, encoded by the coding sequence ATGGATAAAATTATTAAAACTATATCAGAAAGCGGAGCCTTTCGTGCTTTTGTCCTTGACAGCACAGAAACAGTCCGCACTGCTCAAGAAAAACACCAAACCCAAGCTAGCTCAACTGTAGCACTTGGTCGAACTCTTATCGCTAGCCAGATTCTCGCAGCCAATGAAAAAGGCAATACCAAACTAACAGTGAAGGTACTGGGATCTAGCTCTCTAGGTGCTATCATCACCGTTGCTGATACCAAGGGGAACGTCAAAGGCTATGTTCAAAATCCTGGTGTTGACATCAAAAAGACTGCAACTGGTGAAGTCCTAGTCGGACCTTTTGTCGGCAATGGCCAATTCCTCGTTATCACAGACTACGGTACTGGAAATCCTTACAACTCTATGACTCCCCTCATTTCTGGGGAAATCGGTGAAGACCTTGCCTTTTACCTGACTGAAAGCCAACAAACGCCTTCTGCAGTCGGCCTCAATGTCCTTTTGGACGAGGAAGACAAGGTCAAGGTTGCGGGTGGTTTCCTAGTTCAGGTCTTGCCGGGAGCCAAGGAAGAAGAGATTGCTCGCTTTGAAAAACGCATCCAAGAAATGCCAGCTATCTCAACCCTTCTGGAAAGCGACGACCATATCGAAGCCCTCCTCAAGGCAATCTACGGTGACGAGGCTTATAAGCGTCTTTCTGAAGAAGAAATCCGTTTCCAATGTGACTGTAGCCATGAGCGCTTTATGAACGCTCTTGCCAGCCTTCCAAGTTCAGACCTACAGGAAATGAAAGAGGAAGACCATGGGGCAGAAATCACTTGTCAATTCTGCCAAACAACTTATAACTTTGATGAAAACGACCTGGAGGAACTCATTCGTGACAAATCTTAA
- a CDS encoding helix-turn-helix domain-containing protein: protein MYLGDLMEKAESGQFSILSFLLQESQTTVKAVMEETGFSKATLTKYVTLLNDKASDSGLELNISLEDENLRLSIGATTKGRDIRSLFLENAVKYQILVYLLYHQQFLAHQLAQELMISEATLGRHLASLNHILSEFDLSIQNGRWRGPEHQIRYFYFCLFRKVWSSQEWEGHMQKPERKQEIATLEEICGASLSSGQKLDLVLWAHISQQRLRVNACQFQVIEEKMRGYFDNIFYLRLHRKAPSFFAGQHLPLGTEDGEMMIFFSFLLSHRILPLHTMEYILGFGGQLADLLTQLIQEMKKEELLGDYTEDHVTYELSQLCAQVYLYKGYILQDRYKYQLENRHPYLLMEHDFRGTAEEIFRALPAFHQGTDLDKKILWEWLQLMEYMAENGGQHMRIGLDLTSGFLVFSRMASILKRYLEYNRFITIEAYDRTRYYDLLVTNNPIHKKEQTPVYYLKNDLDMEDLAAIRQLLFT, encoded by the coding sequence ATGTATTTAGGAGATTTGATGGAAAAGGCTGAATCTGGCCAATTTTCAATCCTTTCCTTTCTATTACAAGAGTCTCAGACGACTGTCAAGGCTGTAATGGAGGAAACAGGATTTTCAAAAGCAACCCTAACCAAATATGTCACCCTGCTCAATGATAAGGCTTCGGACAGTGGTTTAGAGCTAAACATCTCCTTAGAAGATGAAAATCTGCGTCTATCGATCGGTGCAACTACCAAGGGAAGAGATATCCGAAGCTTATTTTTGGAGAATGCTGTTAAATACCAGATTTTGGTCTATCTTCTCTACCACCAACAGTTTTTAGCCCATCAGCTGGCTCAAGAATTGATGATTAGCGAGGCTACACTTGGTCGTCACTTAGCTAGCTTGAATCATATTTTGTCAGAGTTTGACTTATCCATCCAAAATGGTCGTTGGCGAGGTCCAGAGCATCAGATTCGCTATTTCTATTTCTGTCTTTTTCGCAAGGTTTGGTCCAGTCAGGAATGGGAAGGTCACATGCAGAAACCAGAGAGAAAACAGGAGATTGCCACTTTAGAGGAAATCTGCGGTGCGAGTTTGTCTTCGGGGCAGAAATTGGATTTGGTTCTCTGGGCTCACATTAGTCAACAGCGTCTTCGGGTCAATGCTTGTCAGTTTCAAGTGATAGAAGAGAAAATGCGGGGGTATTTTGACAATATTTTCTACCTTCGTTTGCATCGAAAGGCTCCGTCATTTTTCGCTGGACAACACCTTCCTCTAGGAACTGAGGATGGGGAGATGATGATTTTCTTCTCTTTCCTCCTATCTCATCGCATTCTTCCTCTTCATACTATGGAGTATATCCTTGGTTTTGGAGGGCAGTTGGCAGATTTGCTGACGCAATTGATTCAAGAAATGAAGAAGGAGGAACTATTGGGGGACTATACAGAGGACCATGTCACTTATGAACTCAGTCAGCTTTGTGCTCAAGTCTATCTCTATAAGGGCTATATTTTACAGGACCGCTACAAGTACCAGTTGGAGAATCGTCATCCCTATTTGCTGATGGAACATGATTTTAGGGGAACGGCAGAGGAGATTTTTCGTGCCTTGCCTGCCTTTCATCAGGGGACGGATTTGGATAAGAAGATTCTCTGGGAATGGCTTCAGTTAATGGAATATATGGCTGAAAATGGTGGTCAGCATATGCGGATTGGTCTGGATTTGACATCTGGTTTTCTTGTCTTTTCAAGGATGGCATCCATTTTGAAACGATATTTGGAATACAATCGTTTTATTACCATTGAAGCCTATGACCGAACTCGATATTATGATTTGCTGGTTACCAATAACCCGATTCATAAGAAGGAACAAACACCAGTCTATTATTTAAAAAATGACTTGGATATGGAAGATTTGGCGGCTATTCGTCAGTTATTATTCACTTAA
- the glpK gene encoding glycerol kinase GlpK: MSQEKYIMAIDQGTTSSRAIIFNKKGEKVSSSQKEFTQIFPQAGWVEHNANEIWNSVQSVIAGAFIESGVKPSQIEAIGITNQRETTVVWDKKTGLPIYNAIVWQSRQTAPLAEQLKNQGYVEKFHEKTGLIIDAYFSATKVRWILDHVEGAQERAEKGELLFGTIDTWLVWKLTDGAAHVTDYSNAARTMLYNIKELKWDDEILEILNIPKAMLPEVRSNSEIYGKTAPFHFYGGEVPISGMAGDQQAALFGQLAFEPGMVKNTYGTGSFIIMNTGEEMQLSENNLLTTIGYGINGKVYYALEGSIFIAGSAIQWLRDGLRMVENSPESEKYARDSHNNDEVYVVPAFTGLGAPYWNQNARGSVFGLTRGTTKEDFIKATLQSIAYQVRDIIDTMQVDAQTAIQVLKVDGGAAMNNFLMQFQADILGIDIARAKNLETTALGAAFLAGLSVGYWKDLDELKLLNETGELFEPSMNESRKEQLYKGWKKAVKATQVFAEVDD; encoded by the coding sequence ATGTCACAAGAAAAATACATCATGGCCATTGACCAGGGGACTACAAGCTCTCGTGCCATTATTTTCAACAAAAAAGGAGAAAAGGTCAGCTCGAGTCAAAAAGAGTTTACCCAGATTTTCCCTCAGGCAGGTTGGGTAGAGCACAATGCCAATGAAATTTGGAACTCAGTCCAGTCAGTTATTGCGGGTGCTTTCATCGAAAGTGGTGTCAAGCCAAGTCAAATCGAAGCAATCGGAATTACCAACCAACGTGAAACAACTGTTGTCTGGGATAAGAAAACAGGGCTCCCTATCTACAACGCTATCGTTTGGCAGTCTCGCCAAACAGCCCCTTTGGCTGAGCAACTAAAAAACCAAGGTTATGTGGAAAAATTCCATGAAAAGACTGGTTTGATTATCGATGCTTACTTCTCAGCGACTAAGGTTCGTTGGATTTTGGACCATGTAGAAGGCGCTCAAGAGCGAGCAGAAAAAGGGGAATTGCTCTTTGGTACCATTGATACTTGGTTGGTTTGGAAATTGACTGACGGTGCGGCTCACGTGACGGACTACTCAAACGCAGCTCGTACCATGCTTTATAACATTAAAGAACTCAAATGGGATGATGAGATTTTAGAAATCCTCAATATTCCTAAAGCAATGTTGCCTGAAGTTCGTTCTAACTCTGAAATCTACGGTAAAACAGCGCCATTCCACTTCTATGGTGGAGAAGTTCCAATCTCAGGTATGGCTGGGGACCAACAGGCAGCCCTCTTTGGGCAGTTGGCCTTTGAACCAGGTATGGTCAAGAATACTTATGGAACAGGTTCTTTCATCATCATGAATACTGGTGAAGAGATGCAGTTGTCTGAGAACAATCTTTTGACAACCATTGGTTACGGTATCAATGGCAAGGTTTACTATGCCTTAGAAGGTTCTATCTTCATCGCAGGAAGTGCCATTCAATGGCTTCGTGACGGTCTTCGCATGGTTGAAAATTCACCAGAATCTGAAAAATATGCCCGTGATTCTCACAACAACGATGAAGTTTATGTTGTTCCAGCCTTTACAGGTCTAGGAGCTCCATACTGGAACCAAAACGCTCGCGGTTCTGTCTTTGGCTTAACTCGTGGAACAACTAAAGAAGACTTTATCAAGGCAACTCTTCAATCTATCGCTTATCAAGTGCGTGACATCATCGACACCATGCAAGTGGATGCTCAAACAGCTATCCAAGTCTTGAAAGTAGACGGTGGTGCAGCTATGAACAACTTCCTCATGCAGTTCCAAGCTGACATTTTGGGAATCGATATCGCACGCGCCAAAAACTTAGAAACAACAGCTTTGGGAGCAGCCTTCTTAGCAGGTTTGTCAGTAGGTTACTGGAAAGACTTGGATGAGTTGAAACTCTTGAACGAGACAGGAGAACTCTTTGAACCATCTATGAACGAATCTCGCAAGGAACAACTCTACAAGGGCTGGAAGAAAGCTGTGAAAGCAACCCAAGTCTTTGCGGAAGTAGACGACTAA
- the glpO gene encoding type 1 glycerol-3-phosphate oxidase produces the protein MEFSKKTRELSIQKMQERTLDLLIIGGGITGAGVALQAAASGLDTGLIEMQDFAEGTSSRSTKLVHGGLRYLKQFDVEVVSDTVSERAVVQQIAPHIPKPDPMLLPVYDEDGATFSLFRLKVAMDLYDLLAGVNNTPAANKVLSKEEVLERQPNLKKEGLVGGGVYLDFRNNDARLVIENIKRANQDGALIANHVKAEGFLFDESGKITGVVARDLLTDQVFEIKARLVINTTGPWSDKVRNLSNKGTQFSQMRPTKGVHLVVDSSKIKVSQPVYFDTGLGDGRMVFVLPRENKTYFGTTDTDYTGDLEHPKVTQEDVDYLLGIVNNRFPEANITIDDIESSWAGLRPLIAGNSASDYNGGNNGTISDESFNNLITTVESYLSKEKTREDVEAAVSKLESSTSEKHLDPSAVSRGSSLDRDDNGLLTLAGGKITDYRKMAEGAMERVVDILKAEFDRSFKLINSKTYPVSGGELNPANVDSEIEAFAQLGVSRGLDSKEAHYLANLYGSNAPKVFALAHSLEQAPGLSLADTLSLHYAMRNELALSPVDFLLRRTNHMLFMRDSLDSIVEPVLDEMGRFYDWTEEEKAAYRADVEVALANNDLAELKN, from the coding sequence ATGGAATTTTCAAAGAAAACACGTGAATTATCAATTCAAAAAATGCAGGAACGTACCTTGGACCTCTTGATTATCGGTGGAGGAATCACTGGTGCTGGTGTAGCCTTGCAGGCGGCAGCTAGTGGTCTAGATACAGGTTTGATTGAAATGCAGGACTTCGCAGAAGGAACATCCAGCCGTTCAACAAAACTGGTTCACGGAGGACTACGTTACCTTAAGCAATTTGATGTAGAAGTGGTATCAGATACAGTTTCTGAACGTGCAGTGGTTCAACAAATCGCTCCACACATTCCGAAACCAGACCCAATGCTCTTGCCAGTTTACGATGAAGATGGAGCGACCTTTAGCCTCTTCCGTCTTAAAGTAGCTATGGATCTTTACGACCTCTTGGCAGGTGTCAACAACACACCAGCTGCTAACAAGGTTTTGAGTAAGGAAGAAGTCTTGGAACGCCAGCCAAACTTGAAGAAAGAAGGTTTGGTAGGAGGTGGGGTTTACCTTGACTTCCGTAACAACGATGCTCGTCTCGTGATCGAAAACATCAAACGTGCCAACCAGGACGGTGCCCTCATTGCTAACCACGTGAAGGCAGAAGGCTTCCTATTTGACGAAAGTGGCAAGATTACAGGTGTTGTAGCTCGTGATCTCTTGACAGACCAAGTCTTTGAAATCAAGGCCCGTCTGGTTATTAACACAACAGGTCCTTGGAGCGACAAGGTGCGCAATTTGTCTAATAAGGGAACACAATTCTCACAAATGCGTCCAACTAAGGGAGTTCACTTGGTAGTGGATTCAAGCAAGATCAAGGTTTCACAGCCAGTTTACTTTGATACAGGTTTGGGTGATGGCCGTATGGTCTTTGTTCTCCCACGTGAAAACAAGACTTACTTCGGTACAACGGATACAGACTACACAGGTGATTTGGAACATCCAAAAGTGACGCAGGAAGATGTAGATTACCTACTTGGCATTGTCAATAACCGCTTCCCAGAAGCCAACATTACTATTGATGATATCGAAAGCAGCTGGGCAGGTCTTCGTCCATTGATCGCAGGCAATAGCGCTTCTGACTACAATGGAGGAAATAACGGAACCATCAGTGATGAAAGCTTTAACAACTTGATTACGACTGTTGAATCTTATCTCTCTAAAGAAAAAACTCGTGAAGATGTAGAGGCTGCTGTTAGCAAGCTTGAAAGCAGTACCTCTGAGAAACATTTGGACCCATCTGCAGTTTCTCGTGGTTCTAGCTTGGACCGAGATGATAATGGTCTCTTGACCCTTGCTGGTGGTAAAATCACAGACTACCGTAAGATGGCTGAAGGAGCTATGGAGCGCGTGGTTGACATCCTCAAAGCAGAATTTGACCGTAGCTTTAAACTCATCAATTCTAAGACTTACCCTGTTTCAGGTGGGGAATTGAACCCAGCAAATGTGGACTCAGAAATCGAAGCCTTTGCGCAACTTGGAGTGTCACGTGGTTTGGATAGCAAGGAAGCTCATTACCTAGCAAATCTTTATGGTTCAAATGCACCGAAAGTCTTTGCTCTTGCTCATAGTTTAGAACAAGCACCAGGACTCAGCTTGGCAGATACCTTGTCCCTTCACTATGCAATGCGCAATGAGTTGGCTCTGAGCCCAGTTGACTTCCTCCTTCGTCGTACCAACCACATGCTCTTTATGCGTGATAGTTTGGATAGCATCGTTGAGCCAGTTTTGGATGAAATGGGACGATTCTATGACTGGACTGAAGAAGAAAAAGCCGCTTACCGTGCGGATGTCGAAGTAGCTCTTGCTAACAACGATTTAGCAGAATTAAAAAATTAA
- a CDS encoding MIP/aquaporin family protein yields the protein MMNELFGEFLGTLILILLGNGVVAGVVLPKTKSNSSGWIVITMGWGIAVAVAVFVSGKLSPAHLNPAVTIGVALKGDLPWASVLPYILAQFAGAMLGQILVWLQFKPHYEAEENAGNILATFSTGPAIKDTVSNLISEILGTFVLVLTIFALGLYDLQAGIGTFAVGTLIVGIGLSLGGTTGYALNPARDLGPRIMHSILPISNKGDGDWSYAWIPVVGPVIGAALAVLVFSLF from the coding sequence ATGATGAATGAATTATTTGGAGAATTTTTGGGAACTTTAATCCTGATTCTTCTAGGAAATGGTGTTGTTGCAGGTGTGGTTCTTCCTAAAACTAAGAGCAATAGCTCAGGTTGGATTGTGATTACCATGGGTTGGGGGATTGCAGTTGCGGTTGCAGTATTTGTATCTGGCAAGCTCAGTCCAGCTCATTTAAACCCAGCTGTGACAATTGGTGTAGCTTTAAAAGGTGACTTGCCTTGGGCTTCTGTTTTGCCTTATATCTTAGCCCAGTTCGCAGGGGCTATGCTCGGTCAGATTTTGGTTTGGTTGCAATTCAAGCCGCATTATGAGGCAGAAGAAAATGCAGGAAATATCCTGGCAACCTTCAGTACTGGACCGGCCATCAAAGATACTGTATCAAACTTGATTAGCGAAATCCTTGGCACCTTTGTATTGGTATTGACAATCTTTGCTTTGGGACTTTATGACCTTCAAGCAGGAATCGGAACTTTTGCAGTGGGAACTTTGATTGTCGGTATCGGTCTATCACTAGGTGGGACAACAGGTTATGCCTTGAACCCTGCACGTGACCTTGGACCTCGTATCATGCACAGTATCCTTCCAATTTCAAACAAGGGAGACGGAGACTGGTCTTATGCCTGGATTCCTGTTGTGGGACCTGTTATCGGTGCAGCCTTGGCCGTGCTTGTATTCTCACTTTTCTAA
- a CDS encoding teichoic acid D-Ala incorporation-associated protein DltX gives MKQRKELYLFLGRTALYFLIFLGLLYFFSYLGQGQGSFIYNEF, from the coding sequence ATGAAACAAAGAAAAGAATTGTACCTTTTTCTTGGTCGGACAGCCTTGTATTTTCTTATCTTTCTAGGGCTGCTTTACTTCTTTAGCTATCTTGGTCAGGGTCAAGGAAGCTTTATCTATAATGAATTTTAA
- the dltA gene encoding D-alanine--poly(phosphoribitol) ligase subunit DltA produces the protein MSNKPIVDMIETIEHFAQTQPSYPVYNVLGQEHTYGDLKADSDSLAAAIDQLDLPEKSPVVVFGGQEYEMLATFVALTKSGHAYIPIDSHSALERVSAILEVAEPSLIIAISDFPLEQISTPMLNLAQVHEAFAQGTSYEITHPVKGDDNYYIIFTSGTTGKPKGVQISHDNLLSFTNWMITDKEFATPSRPQMLAQPPYSFDLSVMYWAPTLALGGTLFALPSAITQDFKQLFATIFSLPIAIWTSTPSFADMAMLSEAFNSEKMPDITHFYFDGEELTVKTAQKLRERFPNARIINAYGPTEATVALSAVAVTDEMLATLKRLPIGYTKADSPTFIIDENGKKLPNGEQGEIIVSGPAVSKGYMNNPEKTAEAFFEFEGLPAYHTGDVGTMTDEGLLLYGGRMDFQIKFNGYRIELEDVSQNLNKSRFIESAVAVPRYNKDHKVQNLLAYVILKDGVREQFERDIDITKAIKEDLTDIMMSYMMPSKFLYRDSLPLTPNGKIDIKGLINEVNSR, from the coding sequence GTGTCAAATAAACCAATAGTAGATATGATTGAAACCATTGAGCATTTTGCTCAGACACAGCCTAGCTATCCTGTTTACAATGTTTTGGGACAGGAACACACTTATGGAGATTTAAAGGCTGATTCGGATAGTTTGGCTGCAGCCATCGATCAACTGGATTTACCAGAGAAGTCTCCTGTGGTTGTCTTTGGAGGCCAAGAATATGAAATGTTGGCAACATTTGTAGCGCTGACTAAGTCAGGTCATGCCTACATTCCGATTGATAGCCATTCGGCCTTGGAGAGAGTTTCGGCTATTTTAGAAGTAGCAGAGCCAAGCTTGATTATTGCCATCTCAGATTTTCCATTGGAGCAGATTTCTACACCGATGTTGAATCTAGCTCAGGTTCATGAAGCCTTTGCTCAAGGGACTAGCTATGAGATCACGCATCCAGTCAAGGGAGATGATAACTACTACATTATCTTTACTTCTGGTACGACTGGTAAGCCTAAGGGAGTGCAGATTTCCCATGATAACCTCCTCAGTTTTACCAACTGGATGATTACGGATAAGGAATTTGCGACGCCAAGTCGTCCGCAAATGCTGGCTCAGCCACCTTATTCTTTTGACCTGTCTGTCATGTACTGGGCGCCGACCTTGGCACTGGGTGGTACGCTTTTCGCTCTTCCTTCAGCTATTACTCAGGACTTTAAGCAACTCTTTGCGACCATCTTTTCATTGCCAATCGCTATCTGGACATCAACCCCTTCTTTTGCAGATATGGCCATGTTGTCTGAAGCCTTTAATAGTGAGAAAATGCCTGACATCACGCATTTCTACTTTGATGGTGAAGAATTGACGGTTAAAACGGCTCAAAAACTACGCGAACGTTTCCCAAATGCCCGTATTATCAATGCCTACGGCCCAACAGAAGCGACAGTAGCCCTGTCAGCAGTTGCTGTGACAGACGAGATGCTAGCGACTCTCAAACGCCTACCAATCGGCTATACCAAGGCTGATTCTCCAACCTTTATCATTGATGAGAATGGCAAGAAACTGCCAAATGGTGAACAGGGAGAAATCATTGTTTCTGGACCAGCCGTTTCAAAAGGTTATATGAACAATCCTGAAAAAACGGCAGAAGCCTTCTTTGAGTTTGAAGGTCTACCAGCCTACCATACAGGAGATGTGGGAACTATGACAGATGAAGGCTTGCTTCTCTACGGCGGACGCATGGACTTCCAGATTAAGTTTAACGGTTACCGCATTGAGTTAGAAGATGTCTCTCAAAACCTCAATAAGTCTCGCTTTATCGAGTCTGCTGTAGCTGTACCACGTTATAATAAAGACCACAAGGTGCAAAATCTATTGGCTTATGTCATCTTGAAAGACGGTGTTCGTGAGCAGTTTGAGCGAGATATTGATATTACCAAGGCTATCAAGGAAGATTTAACAGATATCATGATGTCCTACATGATGCCGTCTAAATTCCTTTATCGAGACAGTTTGCCACTGACTCCAAATGGAAAGATTGACATCAAAGGATTGATTAACGAGGTGAATAGCAGATGA
- the dltB gene encoding D-alanyl-lipoteichoic acid biosynthesis protein DltB produces the protein MMEFFQQLPHLEPYGNPQYFVYVIAATLPIFIGLFFKKRFAWYEVLVSLFFIVTMLVGGKTNQLAALGIYLCWEILLLLFYKHYRKSKDGKWVFYLVSFLSLLPIIFVKVQPAINGTQSLLGFLGISYLTFRSVGIIIELRDGVIKDFTLWEFLRFLLFMPTFSSGPIDRFKRFNENYQTIPERDELLDMLDESVRYIMWGFLYKFILAHILGETLLPPLKNLALQSGGFFNHYALAVMYTFGLELFFDFAGYSMFALAISNLMGIRSPINFNKPFLSRDLKEFWNRWHMSLSFWFRDFVFMRMVMVLTRKKVFKNRNVTSSVAYIVNMLIMGFWHGVTWYYIAYGLFHGLGLVINDAWVRKKKTLNKERKKAGKPALPENRWIQLLGMVITFHVVMLSFLIFSGFLNDLWFKK, from the coding sequence ATGATGGAGTTCTTTCAACAGCTTCCTCATTTAGAGCCATACGGCAATCCTCAGTATTTTGTCTACGTGATTGCTGCAACCTTACCTATCTTTATTGGCCTCTTTTTCAAGAAACGCTTTGCCTGGTATGAAGTGCTGGTTAGCCTCTTCTTTATCGTCACCATGTTGGTGGGTGGGAAGACCAATCAATTGGCAGCCTTGGGTATTTACCTTTGCTGGGAGATATTGCTCTTACTCTTCTATAAGCATTATCGAAAAAGTAAGGATGGCAAGTGGGTCTTCTACCTAGTTAGCTTTCTATCCCTCCTTCCGATTATCTTTGTCAAGGTGCAGCCAGCTATCAATGGAACGCAGTCTTTGCTTGGATTTTTGGGAATTTCTTACCTGACCTTTCGTTCGGTTGGGATTATCATCGAGCTGAGAGATGGAGTGATTAAGGATTTTACCCTCTGGGAATTCCTCCGTTTTCTTCTCTTCATGCCGACTTTCTCGAGTGGTCCAATTGATCGCTTTAAGCGTTTTAATGAAAATTATCAGACCATTCCTGAGCGGGATGAGTTGCTGGATATGTTGGATGAATCTGTTCGCTATATCATGTGGGGATTTTTGTACAAGTTTATCCTAGCTCATATTTTAGGAGAGACCTTACTCCCTCCTCTGAAGAATCTAGCCCTGCAGTCAGGTGGCTTCTTTAACCACTATGCCTTGGCAGTTATGTATACCTTTGGTCTGGAGCTTTTCTTTGACTTTGCAGGTTACTCTATGTTTGCCTTAGCCATTTCAAATTTGATGGGAATTCGTAGCCCTATCAACTTTAATAAGCCCTTTTTATCAAGGGATTTAAAGGAATTTTGGAATCGTTGGCATATGAGTCTGTCCTTCTGGTTCCGTGACTTTGTCTTTATGCGAATGGTCATGGTGTTGACTAGAAAGAAGGTCTTTAAAAATCGCAATGTAACCTCAAGTGTGGCCTACATTGTAAATATGCTGATTATGGGATTTTGGCATGGCGTGACCTGGTACTACATCGCCTATGGACTCTTTCATGGATTGGGTTTGGTCATCAATGACGCTTGGGTTCGTAAGAAAAAAACACTCAATAAGGAACGGAAAAAAGCAGGGAAGCCTGCTCTACCTGAGAATCGCTGGATTCAGTTGCTTGGCATGGTTATCACCTTCCATGTCGTCATGCTGTCATTCTTAATCTTTTCTGGATTCTTGAATGATTTATGGTTTAAAAAATAA
- the dltC gene encoding D-alanine--poly(phosphoribitol) ligase subunit DltC: MDIKSEVIEIIDELFMEDVSDMMDEDLFDAGVLDSMGTVELIVEIENRFDIRVPVTEFGRDDWNTANKIIAGIVELQNA; encoded by the coding sequence ATGGATATCAAATCAGAAGTTATCGAAATTATTGATGAGTTGTTTATGGAAGATGTTTCTGACATGATGGATGAAGATCTTTTTGATGCAGGTGTCTTGGATAGTATGGGAACGGTAGAGTTGATTGTGGAGATTGAAAACCGTTTTGACATTCGCGTTCCTGTAACAGAGTTTGGTCGCGACGACTGGAATACAGCCAATAAAATCATAGCTGGTATTGTGGAGCTACAAAATGCTTAA